In Deinococcus multiflagellatus, the genomic stretch AGGCCTGGACAATTACTTGAATTGGGCAAAGGAGGCGTACGCGATTGAAGACGGTGAGGGCTCTATTTTGCACTCATCAATGTCATTCGATCTGACAGTTACATCGCTGTACCTCCCGCTGATCGCAGGAAAGCGAGTGTTAGTGCTGCCGGAGATGACAGCAGCAGCATTCGCTGATTTGCTGGACATGGGCCGCCAATTCAGTCTGTTGAAGATTACGCCAGCGCATCTGGCGATCGTTAACACCCTGGGCCGCGCTCACGACCTCGCATCTGCCTTTAAAACCCTCGTTGTGGGCGGAGAGAGTCTCCCGATGGACAGTGTCCGTAATATATGCTCGCTGACCCGTGTGTTCAACGAGTATGGGCCAACGGAGACGGTTGTGGGGTGCTGCGTTTACCAGGTGAGCGAACCACAAGACAGCGGCAGTGTTCCA encodes the following:
- a CDS encoding AMP-binding protein, with the translated sequence MNWAKEAYAIEDGEGSILHSSMSFDLTVTSLYLPLIAGKRVLVLPEMTAAAFADLLDMGRQFSLLKITPAHLAIVNTLGRAHDLASAFKTLVVGGESLPMDSVRNICSLTRVFNEYGPTETVVGCCVYQVSEPQDSGSVP